A window of Centroberyx gerrardi isolate f3 chromosome 19, fCenGer3.hap1.cur.20231027, whole genome shotgun sequence genomic DNA:
ctctcactccctccctcactctgtttccctctctctctctctctctgtctctgtatttgtATTTCCCCCACTTCCCTCCATTGCAGATGGGCTGGTTCAAGGGCTGGAAGATTGAGCGTAAGGAGGGCGGTGCTTCTGGCATCACCCTGCTGGAGGCCCTGGACTCCATCATGCCCCCCTCCCGCCCCACCGACAAGGCCCTGCGTCTGCCCCTGCAGGACGTCTACAAGATTGGCGGTAAGGAGTGTAACGCGACGCAACACAAAGTAATGTAACGTAACGTCACGTCCCGCCGTGTCcgatcacaacacaacacatgacATTAGGTCAGAGACATTTCATTTTAGCGACCCACGAAGCGAACATGCACATCGCTATGCATTACTCCTAGGACCGGGACCTGGAACAGTACGATCGCTACGTTTAAGTCTTCCAAAACATAAGGAAGAAACTCCTGCGTCCACGAAATCACcaaaacatcaacacaacaacaaacaacacaaattgGCACAGATGTGACTTCATATGTGTGGGTGTAATTTTGACACATTGCATTTTAGACCGTTTTACCATTTTCTTTTGTCagtcatttattttcaattttaaagAAGTGTAAATTATGGTAGGATAGTGTACAATATAGTCATTTAAGACCATTTTCAATAGTCTACAGTTTTCACAAAATTATCCTCAGCTCTTTTCCAGACTAATTTTCTGTCTCCGCTCAGTATTCCTCTCCacatgttattcttgtcagtgCAGCAATACAATGTAGTACTTTTGACACACTGtgaaatcacaaaataactgaatTTCAAAAGATGGATACCAAGAAACACTAATTTGCAGGTGATACAGCCATTTATTGAAGCAAACAGCCTACACTTAGCAGCTCACACAGACCTTCATCAGGGCCTGTGTATGAAgaaactgaagctgaagctgcccATCAAGgtcctttttattttaaagcaaaCTGAAGAGAGTATTATCGTCTCTCTCAGGTATTGGAACCGTCCCCGTGGGCCGTGTGGAGACCGGTATCCTGAAGCCCGGCATGGTCGTCACTTTCGCCCCCGCCAACGTGACCACTGAGGTCAAGTCTGTGGAGATGCACCACGAGTCTCTGCCCGAGGCTCTCCCCGGAGACAACGTCGGCTTCAACGTCAAGAACGTGTCCGTCAAGGAGATCCGTCGTGGAAACGTGGCCGGCGACAGCAAGAACGACCCTCCCATGCAGGCTGACAACTTCACCGCCCAGGTGAGTCCCAGGAGCtggaagataaaaagaaaaggggaaaagatTGGGGATTGGGGTCTTTTCATAAGCTTCTCTTCATCATtgagaaaataaaagtgtaCTGTGTGTTCCCTTGTAGTTTTTACATTAATATGCACAGATATAGTAGAAAGAAACCAAAATAATTGTACTCCCTTTTCACTGCAGGcctttttttaactttaaaggAGCAGTAAGTAATCTATTCTATTACCGAGGTGTCTGtcgacctctattggtgactagtaggaactgcaacaacattgacaggtcTCTGGTCCCTTTGAGTTACGGTAGCATTCAGAATTCAGCCAAGCAATaaatttcacacattttcacaatggaGACAGAAAGCCAGCTGAttggagcagagatccaacagaaacatcttgtGGAAAAGGTgttatatcaccatgcaaaatactggaataataatactgcttttgTCACTTGCTTTTTTGCGTaagaatgaaatgttttgagatgCCAGTCGCTCACtcatagcaccgtcctccatcactgagcagttgaaaatggaAGTAGGGGTGGTGGGAGGGACttgagtttttgttccaaaacagagtacaggctggaaagtgagccAGAAAGCCAGAAAtatcagcacctggccaagtaatcgtctttggtattgatcaacagcccCAGCAACTACCCtgtcaaccccctgcagatatattatggggCAGtagggcagtaaaaatcttcgttattgcccctttaacctCCCCCCTCTCCACAGGTCATCATCCTGAACCACCCTGGCCAGATCTCTCAGGGTTACGCCCCCGTGCTGGACTGCCACACCGCTCACATCGCCTGCAAGTTCAGCGAGCTCAAGGAGAAGATCGACCGTCGTTCCGGCAAGAAGCTTGAGGACAACCCCAAGGCCCTCAAGTCCGGAGACGCCGCCATCATCACCATGGTGCCAGGAAAACCCATGTGTGTGGAGAGCTTCTCCCAGTATCCTCCCCTGGGTGAGTACAACACGCTCCATGCTCCGTCCATACTCAAGATGTACGCAACTGTGGTgctgtaaggcgctttggataGAAGCAGCCACCAATTGGCAGATATAAATGTTATAAAGGAAATGATAAAGGAACATAAATCTGGCATTGAGGTTCATTTTGGCATGAAGTCATTTTTGGATTACGTTACCTGtgatgattaaaaataaaagatggaCAGTCATGATCTGCAATCTGTAGTAGAcctcaacatttttttcacaatGACAGATACTTAATTTAGGCATGGGAAAGTGACTACCCATAAAATGTTCTTCCAATGtagtttttccttttcttctaaTGCAGAATAGCAACTTAAATTTAGTTTCAGTGGAAACTGCCTTTCATTGCTGTAATCCAACACCAAAAACGTGCATTAATATAGTTTAATTATCATCGTGTTTAATATCATCACATGCCTTATCAGCACAAAGACACTTTAGAGTGGATGATTTTGGACTGATTCATCCTGTGCCATTCCACACAAATTTGGGTGTCAAAATCCCCTCCATGGGCTTTGTGAGAAAAACCTCACACCATGATGTTGAAATATTAATTGCTATTTTTTGTGCTCAGTTTGTGAAACGTGAGTCTGCCTTTACACCAACTGCCTTTACCGTTAATACAGTTTACATAATGTATAATCATCATCCACTAATTCCACCTTAAACACCGAGACTGTTTGAAGCCTCTGTCTGACTCTTTGTCCCGCTCCCTCCTcgcccgtctctctcctccaggtcgCTTCGCTGTGCGTGACATGAGGCAGACCGTGGCCGTCGGCGTCATCAAGGCCGTCGACAAGAAGGTCGGCGGCAGTGGAAAGGTCACCAAGTCCGCACAGAAGGCCCAGAAGACTAAATGAATTCTCGCGCAGGACATCCAGCAGAAAGACACGTCTCGGCAGCAGCGGGCCGCCCcgtcccctcttcctcccccccacCCTGCACCGTCttctctgaggcagagctcTCTAGTTAAGGACTGGCTTATGCTGATAAAAACCCATCGTAAAAGTTTCCGCAGGAAAGGAAGGCTCATGCTCCAACATCAGTCTGCTTTAGGGaaaattatgatgatgattatgttGAAACCAAAAGAATAAAATTCTTGAATCATTCATTGCCAAATGAAGaactttgtttccttgtgttttattagaTTCAgcaaattttgtcattttttctaaACAAATTCTCACTACAAAATAATCACAACAACTCACAAATGACAAGTTCTGTAAAATGTTTATTCTGCTGCTTTAATGAAAAGATTATTTGTTATTGGTAACCTGCAGTAGCAATCCACCTCAAATGACAACAAGCATACAGAAGAAAACACTGCAGTCATAAAAAGTCTTTCTGAGCTATTAACATTAAAGATGAATGAGGTCTGAGTTTATGAGCTCTAAATTGATTAGTTGGCCAATTTATTATTTAGttattcaacttttttttttcatttgttctcAAGATTCTGGGTtgagaggttagggttaggcctaCAGCTACAAAGGATGGCTTTATTCCTTATTCTCTTAAAAACCTCTTCCACCCTGACGCTCCCACTggtgggtccatcattacaaacatatGTTGcgcggccaagctttgttcaaacccacagaactttattttaaattctagtcaagatcccagtgtttccaaagataccacaTATGTCTGAGGCTGAGTTACAGGAAAAAGTGTAGAAAATGATACACAAACATcaagattttttccatttgatgtaatagTGCAGCCACAAAAAACGTTGTCTgtggtttgaatatttcactcaatacaagcagctatagcttcaatgaagcgctggaacgagcagatacagaatatatcTGACACAGTGTGGAATTTCTAACTTTAAAGCTACTTAAGGGGGAAATCAGGGTGCGAGGGGTTAATACACTTAACGCAGTGCAAGTTTTGCAACACTGAACACTGTTTTCTCTCACTGTTTTCACAAACATCCCCTCCAGTGTGTTTCTCCTGTAATATGACACTATGCACTGGtgaaatcagtgtgtgtgtgtgtgtgtgtgtgtgtgtgtgtgagacaacaAATAAGGGCATACATTAACAGCCGTAGAATCGGCTCCTCCTCAACCATAAAGTATTTATAAGGTGAATGGAGCAGGCAACTGAAAGAAGGCGGTATCATCAGCTCATCAGCTGACATCATGTTCGGGAAATAGAAAGTGAAGGTAAGGATAGTAGTAGAAGCTGGAGACAAAGGAGAACAGAGTCAGACAAGAACAGACTGgattaaaaacaataaacacatcTAAGGTCTCCATTCTCCATAAAAGCCGTCCAACCACAGGTGAGTCAAACCAGCGGATTACAGAGAGAGTTTTGATTTGATCGCACATGAACAGATTCTGTGATTGAGCATACGCTTTGTTCAAGGCTGGGGACGGTGCTGCTGTTAcaaagaggcaaagagagagtgaatgatGGAAGGAGAGGACGGAGAGACGAGCCTCACGGAGAGAGATCAGACTGAAGAGGAGACAAATGGAGAGTTGAGTCCTCCGGTCCTGTCGCCTCCAAGGCAGCGGCAGAGACAGCAGCAAAAAGCAGGTGAAGCAGGTAACAAGAATCCGGCTTTGATatgttatgtaaaaaaaatcatgcaacTCAATCTCAAAGTGCTTCATATTTTCACAGTTTGATTTAAGAAGTTGATTAAATTCACTCCTCTGGTTGAAATCACTACACTTTATCTGGTACTCGGGTTCAAGACTGAGACAGGGACAGCTCCTCTCATTGGCTGGGAGGTGATACTTGAGTTCAGTAAGGGCTAACATTGAAGGAGGCTG
This region includes:
- the LOC139908386 gene encoding elongation factor 1-alpha, with amino-acid sequence MGKEKIHINIVVIGHVDSGKSTTTGHLIYKCGGIDKRTIEKFEKEAAEMGKGSFKYAWVLDKLKAERERGITIDIALWKFETIRYYVTIIDAPGHRDFIKNMITGTSQADCAVLIVAGGVGEFEAGISKNGQTREHALLAYTLGVKQLIVGVNKMDSTEPPYSQKRFEEITKEVSAYIKKIGYNPATVAFVPISGWHGDNMLEASDKMGWFKGWKIERKEGGASGITLLEALDSIMPPSRPTDKALRLPLQDVYKIGGIGTVPVGRVETGILKPGMVVTFAPANVTTEVKSVEMHHESLPEALPGDNVGFNVKNVSVKEIRRGNVAGDSKNDPPMQADNFTAQVIILNHPGQISQGYAPVLDCHTAHIACKFSELKEKIDRRSGKKLEDNPKALKSGDAAIITMVPGKPMCVESFSQYPPLGRFAVRDMRQTVAVGVIKAVDKKVGGSGKVTKSAQKAQKTK